From Methanocella paludicola SANAE, a single genomic window includes:
- a CDS encoding phosphoribosyltransferase has protein sequence MSLPENFKCVITNWDYIYRLCRKISKEVRSSGYKPDVIVALARGGWFAGRVLCDFLNLNDLISLKIEHYTGTASPGSGPKIRYPMDENMIKGKNVLIVDDISDTGKSMTFAKEYILKYGPKEVRTATLQHLMCSQSKADYVGELLDEWAWVIFPWNFMEDMCEVTGQVMAKHSLKAWTLEDIKLGLKKYHQIEPTYFEITQPGRMEEVLGEMEYRGIIRQLGDGIWEPLKH, from the coding sequence ATGTCGCTACCTGAAAATTTCAAATGTGTTATCACTAACTGGGATTACATCTATCGCCTCTGCCGAAAGATCTCGAAGGAAGTACGAAGCTCGGGCTATAAGCCCGACGTCATCGTGGCGCTGGCCAGGGGCGGCTGGTTTGCCGGCCGGGTATTATGTGACTTTCTTAACCTGAACGACCTTATCAGCCTGAAGATCGAGCATTACACAGGCACTGCGAGCCCGGGCAGCGGGCCGAAGATCCGCTACCCCATGGACGAGAACATGATCAAGGGCAAGAACGTTCTCATCGTCGACGACATCTCGGACACGGGCAAGAGCATGACCTTCGCTAAGGAATATATCCTGAAGTACGGCCCGAAAGAGGTCCGCACGGCCACGCTGCAGCACCTGATGTGCTCCCAGTCGAAGGCCGACTATGTGGGCGAATTGCTCGACGAGTGGGCCTGGGTCATCTTCCCCTGGAACTTCATGGAGGACATGTGCGAGGTCACCGGCCAGGTCATGGCGAAGCACAGCCTCAAGGCCTGGACGCTGGAGGACATCAAGCTCGGCCTCAAGAAATATCACCAGATCGAGCCCACGTACTTCGAGATCACCCAGCCCGGCCGCATGGAGGAGGTACTCGGCGAGATGGAGTACCGTGGCATCATTCGCCAGCTTGGCGACGGCATCTGGGAACCGTTAAAGCACTGA
- a CDS encoding ABC transporter substrate-binding protein: MLTVSLDAFYINDYGAGLGPSAYRTADAAPVVYPPMASVSGKLLDATSTAGLGGIAVTLHVMDGVTELYTMTRTTSNSMPYIGYFNFDHIVVSTATHAYVTADQGTWHGRSADFPISGDLTSNCMVIMTDMPTAMIMGGMVTDTNGNGISLAPVDVHVMDAADTEIYTFSVLTDSTGWYLHHNGVVPVGASYFYITCSSGSYQGRSVNVPLSSPAPSSYLANVVLHVPGGSDPVQRAAWSGIVVDSFGMPYGGLTVTLHVLDAAHTPLPATYTITTSSGAPFSGAFSFDNIDLSGGAAYAYVTATANLGDGISVSGTSDTYTLADQCTSAGSIVLRIPLPDEVRVTCDPDTILKGGDTSVITAQLYLAGNPYHRSNVAVTFSSDNDPVAYLPTVKTNLTDFNGQTTILLTSNTAPGTVNVDVSSTTAWGIQITDTKPVNVVNWGTIAGTVMDSQGTGVPLATVKLQSYTTGAGTVDAGSIYPTPENPQLTVSTSRIAEPGTYTFYRIPQGNYMVTAEKDGYLYYSLVTVNEGTTTANIVIPSYIYGTSPPQATPPASFATGSGTISGIVTDSERNGIPLANVGLYNCLYNGVTNTWSNTGLVAGVPRNPQTSNDGMTNAMGAFAFQDVPTGTYMVQADTAGITSYAIVDVSNGGTNGNVIWTGTAGGSISGAVTDKNKNGIPDADVTLYTTTYDPITQSWSSDAVVPISGNPQQTNEGITGAMGTYTFEGVPDGTYKVVASKKDAALNDHSYYGIVTIGNNRGTVSANIAIPDLVFFMGSSFDPDTIISMEIGEPSSLDPATAYDASSLEVVQNVYQTLVSYNGNESMPSNCLATGADVSADGLTYRIYLRSGVKFQDGTDFNADAVKYSFDRGVIMNQDPWRMSITPHLLGGQEYIATGDAAQYLAHDTVQVINSTCVQIHLAAPYTGSVFLFAFPATAIISPAYDMANGGYSPNVPSSFMDRHMCGTGPYRFVSWAPGNCVVLKKNDAYWGTQALTQNVVIRYVPDYTTRLNAINSGSADLIWASALNTPDLGNPNVVVESGRPTLSVNALCFNLARWRFDDKRVRQAFVESFDDGTYVDSALNGYGRRVNGPIPQYIDGHDNDIPIYQFDPEHARQLLVDAGFSKSTPTTVNLYYNNGNEVRRIACELLKKQIESYDLGITVQVTPLDWSTYLSRQDAGDMDMYAVGTMADYPSADACLAPYVPNGYYGSRIGYVNDSVTALYQQALAETDPVRSQLIGQIVSGMDADYAYIWLSNAIQFQPHRIELRGYTYNPADTGLRFASMYKDNSVPSYTFDLKEGWNLVSLPVDNTMFTASGLGATNPYITDIVMFDQATGEYKIFMVGLSPAAYDFQLLPDNGYFVNCADDTTLTVNGKPPSLRSTDLQPGWNLVGWGTYHDTDAKSLCEMLDGTQDIVRYDRATGEYQVYMEGLSPSTYDFNNGPGEGYFINTDSHRTLRYGVI; encoded by the coding sequence ATGCTGACCGTCAGCCTCGACGCTTTCTACATTAATGATTATGGTGCAGGTCTTGGCCCTTCCGCATATAGGACGGCCGATGCCGCGCCTGTCGTTTATCCACCGATGGCTTCCGTTTCCGGTAAGCTGTTGGACGCCACGAGCACCGCAGGCCTGGGTGGGATAGCGGTTACGTTACACGTCATGGACGGTGTGACGGAACTCTATACGATGACACGTACAACAAGTAATTCTATGCCATATATAGGCTACTTCAACTTTGACCACATCGTCGTGAGCACAGCCACCCACGCGTACGTGACGGCAGACCAGGGCACATGGCATGGCAGGAGCGCAGATTTCCCCATATCAGGAGATCTGACTTCGAATTGTATGGTCATTATGACCGACATGCCGACAGCGATGATCATGGGCGGCATGGTCACGGATACTAACGGGAATGGCATAAGCCTCGCCCCGGTCGATGTACATGTCATGGATGCCGCGGATACTGAAATATACACGTTCAGTGTACTCACAGACTCCACGGGATGGTACCTGCATCATAATGGTGTGGTGCCTGTTGGCGCATCATATTTCTATATAACATGCAGCTCTGGATCTTACCAGGGGCGTAGCGTCAACGTCCCATTGAGCTCCCCCGCCCCAAGTTCGTATCTGGCGAATGTCGTCCTGCACGTGCCCGGTGGCTCCGACCCCGTGCAGAGGGCGGCATGGTCTGGCATCGTCGTCGACTCTTTCGGGATGCCATATGGTGGCCTGACCGTCACATTACACGTATTAGATGCGGCCCATACGCCATTACCTGCAACGTATACTATTACCACCAGCAGCGGAGCCCCGTTCTCAGGAGCGTTTAGCTTTGATAACATAGACCTTTCGGGAGGGGCCGCATACGCTTATGTCACCGCTACTGCGAATCTTGGCGACGGGATATCGGTCAGCGGAACTAGCGATACCTATACCCTGGCCGATCAATGCACTTCTGCGGGGTCCATCGTGCTTCGGATACCGTTACCCGATGAGGTCCGTGTGACCTGCGACCCGGACACGATATTGAAGGGCGGAGACACATCCGTAATAACCGCGCAATTATACCTGGCGGGCAACCCTTACCATAGGTCCAACGTCGCTGTCACGTTTTCATCGGACAATGATCCGGTAGCTTACCTACCAACGGTTAAAACGAACTTAACCGACTTTAACGGGCAGACCACCATCCTCCTTACGTCGAATACGGCCCCTGGAACCGTCAATGTAGACGTAAGTTCCACGACTGCCTGGGGCATCCAGATAACCGATACGAAGCCCGTCAATGTGGTCAACTGGGGCACTATAGCCGGCACGGTCATGGATAGCCAGGGCACTGGTGTTCCACTTGCTACCGTTAAGCTACAGTCATATACGACAGGGGCGGGAACCGTAGATGCAGGCAGCATTTACCCGACACCGGAAAATCCTCAGTTGACCGTGAGTACGTCGCGAATAGCAGAGCCGGGCACGTATACTTTCTACAGGATCCCGCAGGGCAACTACATGGTCACGGCAGAAAAGGATGGTTATCTGTATTATTCGCTAGTGACCGTCAATGAGGGCACTACGACGGCCAACATCGTGATCCCGAGCTATATTTACGGGACGAGCCCACCCCAGGCTACTCCTCCCGCATCCTTCGCAACAGGCTCGGGCACGATCTCGGGAATTGTCACAGATAGCGAACGCAACGGGATACCATTGGCGAACGTTGGCCTTTATAATTGTCTCTACAATGGGGTAACGAATACGTGGTCCAACACTGGCCTGGTGGCCGGCGTACCGCGAAATCCTCAAACGTCGAATGACGGTATGACTAACGCCATGGGCGCCTTCGCATTCCAGGACGTGCCGACCGGCACCTACATGGTCCAGGCGGATACCGCAGGAATAACGAGCTATGCCATTGTCGATGTCTCAAATGGGGGTACTAATGGAAATGTTATATGGACGGGTACGGCAGGAGGGTCCATATCAGGCGCCGTTACAGATAAAAACAAGAATGGCATACCCGATGCCGATGTAACATTATATACCACGACCTATGATCCGATCACCCAATCCTGGAGTAGTGATGCCGTCGTCCCGATATCCGGCAATCCCCAGCAAACGAATGAGGGCATAACGGGTGCTATGGGCACCTACACCTTCGAAGGGGTACCCGATGGCACGTACAAGGTCGTCGCCTCAAAGAAGGATGCCGCTTTGAATGACCATTCGTACTATGGCATCGTTACCATAGGCAATAATCGTGGCACAGTGTCGGCCAACATCGCCATACCGGACCTGGTATTCTTCATGGGTTCGAGCTTTGATCCAGACACGATCATTTCCATGGAGATTGGAGAGCCCAGCTCCCTGGACCCGGCGACCGCATACGATGCTTCAAGCCTGGAGGTCGTACAGAACGTTTACCAGACACTCGTCAGTTATAATGGAAATGAGTCTATGCCGTCGAACTGTCTCGCTACGGGAGCGGATGTTTCGGCGGACGGCCTTACCTATAGGATCTACCTGCGTAGCGGTGTCAAGTTCCAGGACGGGACTGACTTTAATGCCGATGCGGTGAAATATTCCTTTGACCGGGGGGTCATTATGAACCAGGACCCCTGGCGGATGTCGATTACACCCCACCTGCTTGGCGGCCAGGAGTACATCGCCACCGGGGATGCGGCCCAATACCTGGCCCATGACACAGTCCAGGTCATCAATTCCACCTGTGTCCAGATCCACCTCGCCGCACCATACACTGGCTCCGTGTTCTTATTCGCGTTCCCCGCCACCGCCATCATCAGCCCCGCCTATGATATGGCGAACGGAGGCTATAGCCCGAATGTGCCGAGCAGTTTCATGGATAGGCACATGTGTGGTACCGGGCCCTACAGGTTCGTTTCCTGGGCGCCGGGCAACTGCGTAGTTCTCAAAAAGAACGATGCGTACTGGGGGACACAGGCGCTTACACAAAATGTGGTCATCCGCTATGTGCCCGATTATACGACCCGGCTCAACGCCATAAACAGCGGCTCGGCCGACCTTATCTGGGCGAGTGCGCTTAATACGCCGGACCTCGGTAACCCGAATGTCGTAGTGGAAAGCGGAAGGCCCACGCTTTCCGTGAATGCGCTATGCTTCAATTTAGCCCGCTGGCGATTCGATGATAAGCGCGTAAGGCAGGCGTTCGTCGAATCATTCGATGATGGCACCTACGTCGACAGCGCCCTCAATGGCTATGGAAGGCGGGTGAACGGCCCGATCCCGCAATACATCGATGGACACGATAACGACATCCCCATATACCAGTTCGACCCGGAACACGCGCGCCAGCTACTGGTGGATGCGGGCTTCAGTAAAAGTACGCCCACCACGGTGAACCTGTATTATAATAATGGTAACGAGGTCCGCAGGATCGCCTGCGAATTATTAAAGAAGCAGATCGAGAGCTATGACCTGGGCATCACGGTCCAGGTAACTCCCCTCGATTGGTCGACATATCTATCCAGGCAGGATGCCGGAGATATGGATATGTACGCAGTGGGTACCATGGCGGACTACCCGTCGGCGGATGCCTGCCTGGCGCCTTACGTACCGAACGGCTATTATGGGTCGCGTATAGGGTACGTGAACGATTCCGTCACCGCCCTTTACCAGCAGGCATTGGCCGAAACGGATCCGGTGAGATCGCAGTTGATAGGCCAGATCGTATCGGGTATGGATGCCGACTATGCCTACATCTGGTTATCTAACGCCATCCAGTTTCAGCCACATCGCATCGAGCTGAGGGGCTATACGTATAACCCGGCCGACACCGGGCTACGCTTCGCCAGTATGTATAAGGATAATTCCGTGCCTTCTTATACGTTCGACCTAAAGGAAGGCTGGAACCTGGTATCATTGCCCGTGGACAATACTATGTTTACGGCGAGCGGCCTGGGCGCGACCAATCCGTATATAACGGACATTGTCATGTTCGACCAGGCGACGGGCGAATACAAGATATTCATGGTGGGCTTAAGTCCGGCCGCGTACGATTTCCAGCTACTGCCCGATAATGGCTATTTTGTCAATTGTGCGGACGATACGACCCTGACCGTTAACGGTAAGCCGCCATCCCTCCGATCCACGGACCTGCAACCGGGATGGAACCTGGTAGGATGGGGGACCTATCACGATACGGATGCAAAATCCCTGTGTGAAATGCTGGACGGCACCCAGGATATTGTCCGATACGACCGGGCCACGGGCGAATACCAGGTCTACATGGAAGGCCTCAGCCCAAGTACATATGACTTTAACAACGGGCCCGGTGAAGGGTACTTCATCAATACGGATAGTCATCGAACACTACGATACGGGGTGATATAA
- a CDS encoding carboxypeptidase regulatory-like domain-containing protein produces MRMVYKTFVALLMTALFCSVLSAPVLALGKPAGLYGYISFNGKPIGGVSVSLSDGQRATTDSSGYYQFGVFNGSTYTVTASYNGGSASRSVTIDQARVQVDLNIVPSSSGSKPAATTTPTAVPTAVTQATTVTVTPTPAPTITPTPTPTPTPTPTPTPVPGIPSPVDYRLLLLIIALLVIIIVAMGYYILFKKQ; encoded by the coding sequence ATGCGAATGGTCTATAAAACTTTTGTAGCGTTGTTAATGACAGCGCTGTTCTGCTCGGTCCTTTCGGCGCCAGTTCTCGCTCTTGGCAAGCCGGCCGGGCTGTATGGATACATAAGCTTTAATGGTAAGCCGATTGGAGGTGTCTCGGTCTCTCTCAGCGATGGCCAGCGGGCGACGACGGACAGCTCCGGCTACTACCAGTTCGGAGTTTTTAACGGCTCGACCTATACGGTCACGGCTTCGTATAATGGAGGCTCAGCATCGCGTTCAGTGACGATAGACCAGGCGAGAGTGCAGGTGGACCTCAATATCGTGCCATCGTCCTCCGGCTCTAAGCCCGCGGCCACTACGACCCCGACAGCTGTCCCGACAGCAGTAACACAGGCCACAACGGTTACCGTTACACCAACACCTGCGCCGACCATTACGCCTACCCCCACGCCTACGCCCACGCCGACTCCAACGCCTACACCGGTCCCCGGCATACCATCTCCTGTGGATTACAGGCTACTGCTATTGATCATTGCTCTGCTGGTGATCATCATCGTAGCAATGGGATATTACATACTGTTCAAGAAGCAGTAG
- a CDS encoding Calx-beta domain-containing protein — protein sequence MRALDRGIKVGPIAICVMVIACLWIPMAAMAQGFTPSSVYGYVSVDGTPAGGVSVSISDGQSTTTDGSGYYQFGISDGLMYTITASYNGYSASSTFTASGPRNQVDLNIVTSGEATPTPTATPTPTVTPIPTPTPSPGEPTPGPSPTYGPTATPDPSAAAPNSPGTFRFVNDNMHVSNGTIAVIVTRGDGSAGTVTVDYSTRDGTAKAGTHYVPMAGTLTFNDGETIKTVTVTVIKGDTDNLSFGMALSNPTGGASIGLEKCTITIDSQIQPPAYSYISFEKPAYNAYGYYANLTLIIVREGDINTTATIDYTTVDGTATAYKEYAPVFGTLIFNPGEIIKTIEVTLLDSDNNGTFSLMLENPSPGVTVANTAHVDIYYPQTTVEKLTSAISQARGTVESDNSIPVSEFIDQETMTEMAKNSAAGVVMGTSVALIAVYGLRFLEPAIRAITRNLPETLLKMLKGYFDVATGYIKGSFYYFYSKFFTISPVEHTHKILGISWTEIIVAIFSILLLGLTFSFAYSPIISGITIETFSQWMVAAGFTVVVCDLARRLLSSKYKAMAEFKFWEVGTFTLLLTAFALNYPFSQPGKTIVKEENKDDARSHGIISLIGPYTALLLTIMFLFMKFLSNMPDIIGELGGYIGSIADKGIWIGMVSCVYGLLPVEPMAGIGVYKWSKTVWLMVFIPAVVLFLFISILFQPVPTPEKFFIPQIRALIFGI from the coding sequence ATGAGGGCACTGGATCGTGGGATTAAAGTGGGGCCCATTGCGATATGCGTGATGGTAATAGCCTGCCTGTGGATACCAATGGCGGCGATGGCCCAGGGATTCACGCCGAGCAGCGTTTATGGCTACGTTAGCGTGGATGGCACGCCGGCCGGGGGCGTATCCGTTTCCATATCGGATGGGCAATCGACGACCACGGACGGCTCGGGATACTACCAGTTCGGCATAAGTGACGGCCTAATGTATACGATCACCGCCAGCTATAACGGTTATTCCGCATCGAGCACTTTTACCGCCAGCGGTCCTAGAAACCAGGTCGACCTGAACATCGTTACTAGTGGCGAGGCCACGCCTACGCCCACGGCCACTCCTACCCCGACAGTCACTCCGATACCAACACCGACGCCGAGTCCGGGAGAGCCGACCCCCGGACCATCACCTACCTACGGGCCCACGGCGACCCCGGATCCATCGGCCGCTGCCCCAAATAGCCCCGGTACATTCCGGTTCGTCAACGACAATATGCATGTGAGTAACGGCACTATAGCTGTCATCGTAACGAGGGGCGACGGCAGCGCCGGCACTGTCACGGTGGATTACTCGACCCGGGACGGGACTGCGAAAGCCGGAACGCATTATGTTCCGATGGCAGGCACTTTGACCTTTAACGATGGCGAGACGATCAAAACGGTAACCGTCACGGTCATAAAAGGAGACACGGACAATCTGTCGTTCGGCATGGCCCTCAGTAATCCCACGGGCGGTGCATCGATAGGCCTGGAAAAATGCACTATTACGATCGATAGTCAAATTCAACCGCCTGCATACAGTTACATCTCGTTCGAAAAGCCGGCCTATAACGCATATGGCTACTACGCTAACCTTACTCTGATCATTGTAAGAGAAGGCGATATCAACACTACGGCCACCATCGACTATACAACGGTCGATGGCACTGCGACCGCATATAAGGAGTACGCGCCCGTATTCGGCACCCTGATATTTAACCCTGGAGAGATCATTAAGACGATCGAGGTAACCTTACTGGATAGCGATAATAATGGCACTTTTTCGCTCATGCTGGAAAATCCATCCCCTGGCGTTACCGTAGCTAATACCGCCCATGTAGACATCTATTATCCTCAGACCACTGTTGAAAAACTTACTTCAGCCATCTCCCAGGCGAGGGGCACCGTCGAATCTGATAATAGTATACCGGTGAGCGAATTCATCGACCAGGAGACCATGACGGAAATGGCGAAAAATTCCGCGGCCGGGGTGGTCATGGGCACGTCCGTCGCCCTTATCGCCGTTTATGGCCTCAGGTTCTTAGAGCCTGCGATCAGGGCCATAACGAGGAATCTGCCGGAAACGCTATTGAAAATGCTAAAGGGATACTTCGACGTCGCGACCGGCTACATCAAGGGCTCGTTCTATTACTTCTATTCAAAATTTTTCACGATCAGCCCGGTGGAGCATACGCATAAGATCCTGGGCATATCGTGGACGGAGATTATCGTGGCCATTTTTAGCATTTTACTGCTCGGCCTGACGTTCTCTTTCGCCTATTCGCCCATAATTTCCGGTATAACGATAGAAACTTTTTCCCAGTGGATGGTGGCGGCAGGGTTTACCGTGGTCGTCTGCGACCTGGCCCGCCGGCTGCTATCGTCGAAGTACAAGGCGATGGCCGAGTTCAAGTTCTGGGAAGTGGGCACCTTCACGCTGCTCCTGACGGCCTTCGCCCTGAACTATCCTTTTTCGCAGCCTGGTAAAACCATCGTTAAGGAAGAGAATAAAGACGATGCGCGGTCGCATGGCATCATCTCGCTCATCGGCCCGTATACGGCGCTTTTACTGACGATAATGTTCCTCTTCATGAAGTTCCTGTCCAATATGCCCGATATCATCGGCGAACTCGGAGGCTATATCGGCTCTATCGCCGATAAGGGGATCTGGATCGGCATGGTAAGCTGTGTCTACGGCCTGTTGCCCGTAGAGCCTATGGCTGGCATAGGGGTATATAAGTGGAGCAAGACCGTGTGGCTCATGGTGTTCATCCCGGCGGTCGTGTTATTCCTGTTCATATCCATACTATTCCAGCCCGTTCCCACTCCAGAAAAATTTTTCATACCCCAGATAAGGGCTCTAATATTCGGCATATAG
- a CDS encoding DUF211 domain-containing protein codes for MTGIKRLVLDVLKPHQPSILELAKAIAALKHVNGVNLSLYEVDTQTENIKITVEGVNIDFDELQHVIEDMGAVIHSIDEVAAGIKLVEEVETLQDR; via the coding sequence ATGACTGGCATCAAACGATTGGTATTGGACGTACTTAAGCCGCATCAGCCGTCGATCCTGGAGCTGGCGAAGGCTATAGCCGCGCTGAAGCACGTGAACGGCGTGAACTTAAGCCTGTACGAGGTCGACACGCAGACCGAGAACATCAAGATAACCGTAGAGGGCGTCAACATCGATTTCGATGAGCTGCAGCACGTCATCGAGGACATGGGCGCCGTTATCCATAGCATCGATGAAGTGGCCGCGGGCATCAAGCTCGTAGAAGAGGTCGAGACGCTGCAGGACCGCTAA
- a CDS encoding VIT1/CCC1 transporter family protein — translation MALLEETEQGRYIILGTIDGILAILGIIVGLSSATLDPGVIIKAALGGGIALCLTNGIGSYLAETAVEYGKLSEVEAALLQDLKDTKIEKLTKRKIIKDSITHGGSSFVGSLVPILPFVVVSGSMAVYVSIVLALAALIVLGLFSGRISGQSYLKSVLRMVFLGAVVVIACSLLRLSP, via the coding sequence ATGGCGCTACTTGAGGAGACCGAGCAGGGCCGCTATATCATTTTAGGCACTATCGACGGCATTCTGGCTATTTTAGGCATCATCGTGGGCCTTTCCTCCGCCACCCTCGACCCGGGCGTCATCATCAAGGCCGCCCTCGGCGGCGGCATCGCTCTTTGCCTTACTAACGGCATCGGCTCCTACTTAGCGGAGACGGCCGTCGAGTACGGTAAGCTGTCCGAGGTGGAGGCGGCACTGCTTCAGGACCTTAAGGATACGAAGATCGAGAAGCTTACTAAGCGTAAGATCATTAAGGACTCGATCACACATGGCGGGTCGAGTTTCGTCGGCTCTCTGGTACCTATTTTGCCTTTTGTCGTTGTTTCTGGCAGTATGGCGGTGTATGTTTCCATTGTTCTGGCGCTTGCGGCGCTGATCGTCCTGGGGCTTTTCTCCGGAAGGATATCGGGGCAGAGCTATTTGAAGTCGGTTTTGCGCATGGTTTTCCTGGGCGCCGTCGTGGTTATAGCCTGCAGCTTGCTAAGGCTGAGCCCATAA
- a CDS encoding IS256 family transposase — protein MRSTRPISSTESDEKYFEFDKDAVRNVIREFLNGVMEAEACEQAGARPYERTDGRMAYRNGSKNRDLVTRYGRVELKKPQLRGVPFETSVFARYSRAEQAIVNTICESYLQGISTRKMKNVLSLLDVDVSRSTVSRITKELDEAVHEFLSRPLGVMPYIYVDATYIKVRDHGMYLSKAVYTAMGINEEGYKEMIGVRVMQREDEDSWKEFFQELLKRGLQGVRLVVSDGHRGIKQAVRKEFLGSAWQYCHVHFRRNVLKTVPMKERRAVNELLKEHMESPHLLANFSEELKAKGYEKAGSIIEKNLEDLFNYLAFPAYQWPKLRTTNTLENIHSVIKKRIKPIGAFPNDDSVLRVVVSMLIDVNEEFATDKRHINVYRNEQ, from the coding sequence ATGAGAAGTACAAGGCCAATTAGTAGTACGGAGTCTGATGAGAAATATTTTGAGTTTGATAAAGATGCGGTGAGGAATGTTATCAGGGAGTTTTTGAATGGCGTGATGGAGGCCGAGGCCTGTGAGCAGGCCGGGGCCCGGCCTTACGAGAGGACCGATGGGAGGATGGCTTATCGTAACGGGTCTAAGAATCGGGACCTGGTCACTCGGTATGGCAGGGTAGAGTTGAAGAAGCCTCAGCTTCGTGGTGTGCCGTTTGAGACTAGCGTGTTCGCCAGGTACAGTAGGGCGGAGCAGGCGATCGTGAACACGATCTGCGAGTCCTACCTTCAGGGCATTAGCACTCGGAAGATGAAGAACGTGCTGTCACTGCTCGATGTGGACGTGAGCAGAAGTACCGTGTCAAGGATCACTAAGGAGCTTGACGAGGCGGTCCATGAGTTCCTCTCGAGGCCATTGGGGGTGATGCCTTACATCTACGTGGATGCCACTTACATTAAGGTGAGGGATCATGGCATGTACCTGTCCAAGGCAGTGTATACGGCTATGGGCATCAACGAGGAGGGGTACAAGGAAATGATCGGTGTGAGGGTGATGCAACGAGAAGATGAGGACTCGTGGAAGGAGTTCTTCCAGGAACTATTGAAAAGAGGGCTGCAAGGAGTGAGATTGGTGGTCAGCGACGGTCACAGGGGCATAAAGCAGGCTGTTCGAAAAGAGTTCCTGGGGAGTGCATGGCAGTATTGTCACGTCCATTTCAGGAGGAACGTGTTGAAGACAGTGCCAATGAAGGAGAGGAGGGCGGTGAATGAGCTTCTTAAAGAGCACATGGAATCCCCTCACCTGCTGGCAAACTTTTCAGAAGAGTTGAAGGCTAAGGGGTATGAGAAGGCGGGGAGTATCATCGAAAAGAACCTGGAAGACCTGTTCAATTATCTTGCGTTCCCCGCTTACCAGTGGCCGAAGCTTAGAACAACAAACACCCTGGAAAACATCCACTCAGTGATCAAAAAAAGAATCAAGCCCATAGGAGCCTTTCCAAACGACGATTCAGTACTGAGAGTCGTGGTTTCCATGCTTATCGACGTAAATGAAGAATTTGCCACGGATAAAAGACATATCAACGTATACCGAAACGAACAATGA
- a CDS encoding DUF6789 family protein: MAARDITDGAIAGAITGLIIGLLTIILGAIGLASIGQYININNVLGGFLPGVSGAGLTISASIVLLIFLAIVGLILGIVFGALYERIPTSSAVSKGVVFMVAIWVIFGLLIPLILGLGAGARAAGVTFASIVTSFIASIIWGAILGAVFTWVARRAAAPTRPVVRTPP, from the coding sequence ATGGCAGCGAGAGACATCACGGATGGGGCGATAGCGGGGGCCATTACGGGGCTCATAATTGGCTTACTGACGATCATACTGGGAGCTATCGGCCTGGCATCCATAGGGCAGTATATTAACATCAATAACGTGCTGGGAGGCTTCCTTCCAGGGGTGAGCGGAGCGGGGCTGACGATATCGGCATCGATCGTCTTACTGATATTCCTGGCTATCGTCGGCCTGATACTGGGCATCGTCTTCGGGGCCCTGTATGAGCGTATACCGACGAGCAGTGCCGTCAGCAAAGGCGTCGTCTTCATGGTGGCGATCTGGGTCATCTTCGGCCTGCTGATCCCGCTCATCCTGGGACTTGGCGCCGGGGCGCGGGCTGCGGGCGTGACCTTCGCGAGCATCGTCACCTCGTTCATAGCGTCCATCATCTGGGGCGCGATCCTTGGCGCGGTGTTCACGTGGGTGGCCAGGCGTGCGGCGGCTCCGACGAGGCCAGTAGTCCGTACACCGCCCTGA